The genomic segment CGAACGCTTCGGCCAGCGCCGCGATCTTGCGGCAGGCGCTGATGCCGCCGGCCTTGGAGACGCGGACGCGGATGAAGTCGATCAGACGCTCCGAGATGAGCGGCACCCATTCCTGCGGGTTCGCGAACAGCTCGCCTACGGCCTGCGGGGTCGCACTTTGCTGCCGGAGCTGCCGGTACCACCCGATCTGATCAGGCGGCAGAACGTCCTCAAGGAAAAACAGGCCGTACGGCTCGAGCCGTCGCGCCAGACGAACCGCCTGAATCGGAGACAAATGCTCATGCACGTCGTGCGTAAACTGGATATCGTCCCCGAACGCCACCCTGAGCGACTCGAACATGGCGGGAATAGCGTTCACGTACAGGTGCTCGTCGAATACGTGGCCGCCGGTATCGGCCCCTCGGGGAACATTGGCGCGATCCGCCCCGATGAAGCCGCCTCCGCCGTAGCCGCCCATCTGTACGCGCAGCACCGTGTAGCCTTCTTCGATAAAGCGGGCGACGTCCTCCTTGAGCTCCGCGATATCCTCGCCTCCCGCGTGACCGTAGCAGGCGACGGCAGATCGGGCTGCCCCGCCGAGCAGCTGATACACGGGCAGCCCGGCTTCCTTGCCCTTAATATCCCAAAGTGCCATGTCAATGCCGCCGATCGCGGTGTTCAGCAGCGCGCCGCTTCGCCAGTAGCCGCTATGGTGCATGAGCTGCCACAGGTCTTCGATATTGGCCGCTTCGCGGCCGATCAAGAGCGGCCCCAGCAGCTGCTCGACGATCTGCACGACAGCTTCCGGATTGAAGAGATCGGTCGCCGATCCCAAGCCGTACAAGCCGTCCTGGTCCGTCGTCACCTTTACGATCGTCCAGGTCCCGTTTTTCCTCGTCCTGATGCACGTAACCCCGGTAATTTTCGCCACTTGTCCGTTCGCCTCCTTCAGGTTAGCCCTATGTAAGCCTCATTCTACTTCACATGTACGCCGCGCTTAATGAGACGATGACAAACTTAACTCGGCGATCTTATCCGATTGAAAAGGGCCGCAAGCGCAAAAAAAAACGAAGCGCTTCGGACGCCTCGTTTCCTTATCTTATTTCTACTATTATAAGATTGCCGTTCCTTAACCGATCGCAAGTCTCGCCTGCGCCTCCAGCAGCAGGAGCTGCTCCCGCACCAGCACGACTTCGCCGATGACGATCAGTGCGGGATTGCCGATTTTCATCGCTTCGGCGAGCTTGTGAATGCGATCGAGCGCGCCAGTCACGACGCGCTGCCTGTCGGTTGTGCCGCGTTCGATCAACGCGACCGGCGTAGCAGGCGGCTTGCCGTGACGAAGCAGCTCCGTCCGAATCTCGTCCAGCCGTCCGATGCCCATGTAGACGACAAGCGTATCGACGCCATGCGCCAGCAGGTCCCAACGGATCGGCGCCGCATCCTCGCGGCATCGATTGCCCGTGACGACGGCGAACGAAGCGGCCAGATCGCGATGCGTGAGCGGGATCCGGCTTGCGGCCGCAGCGCCGATCGCCGACGTCACGCCGGGAACGATCTCGCAGGGAATGCCGCGCTCCGCGAGCGCGAGCGCCTCTTCCCCGCCTCTGCCGAACACGAGCGGATCGCCGCCCTTGAGCCGAACCACCGTCCGGCCGCCGAGCGCATGCTCGATCAGAAGCGCTTCGATCTGCCGCTGGGACATCGTATGCTGTCCGGGGCTCTTGCCGCAGTAGACGAGCGTGGCGCCAGGCTTGGCATAAGCCAGCAGCTCTTCGTTGACCAGGCGGTCGTAAAGGAGGACGTCCGCTTCCCGGATGCGACGGATCGCCTTCATCGTAATGAGCTCCGGGTCTCCCGGACCGGCACCGACGAGGTAGACCGGCGCGGGCCTCATGCGCGCCGCTCCGCGTGCAGCGTCTTGGGCGAATCAAGCGCGGACAGCGTCCCGGCGCGCAGTCCGATTCCTTTTTGCGACAGGTAGAAAAGAATGCCCGTGAACAACGCTCCGCCGACGAAGTTGCCGACCAGCACGGGAATCTGGTTCCACAGCCACCAATCCCCGAAGCCGACGTCCGCGCCGAGCAGCATGCCCGCCGGGATAACGAACATGTTGACGACCGCGTGCTCGAACCCTTGACCGAAAAAAGTGAGAATCGGCAGCCACATGGCGGCGATCTTGCCGACGGTAGAAGTCGAAGTCATCGCCATGACGACGCCCAGCGTTACCATCCAGTTGCACAGGATCGCCTTGATGACGACGAGGATCATGCCGTCCGCGCCCATGTGCTTGTAAGCGATCGTCTTCGCTTCGGCCGTCGCAATCAATGTCTGTGCCAGCGGACTCGCCATATCGGAACCCATCTTGGTCGCCGTCAGATCGTAAAGAACGGCGTATACGAGACACCCGATCAAGTGGCCGGCGATGACCCAGACGTAATTTTTGAACATCCGGCCTACTGTCGTTTTCTTTTGCAGCACGCTTAAGGGAATGAGCGCGAAGCTGCCGGTCACGAGCTCGAGGCCCAGCAGCACGATCATAACGAAGCCTACCGGAAAAATGACGGCGCCCGCCATCCCGATCTTCGTCTGGGCGACGGCCGTGAACGCCAGCGTCGTGGCGAAGGCGAGAATCGCCCCGCCCAGGAAGCCCCGAACCAGCATCTGCGAGGCGCTCATCTCCGCCTTGGCGGCGCCGCCCTCGATCATCGCCTTCAATACCTCTTTCGGTGCAACGAAATCCATGCGCTCATCTCCTTGCTGCGTAAATGGTCTAAATGGTGATATAGATCGAGCCTGCGGCATCTACTTCGGTCTCGTAGGAAGTCACGCACCCGTCGTCGGGCTCATACACCTTTCCCGTTTTCAGATCGATCTTCCAGTCGTGAAGCGGACAGTGAATAGCCGTGCCGCACACCATCCCCTCCGACAGCTTGCCGCCCTTGTGCGGACAGCGGTTCTCGACGGCGCGGATCTGCCCGTCGGACAATTTGAAGATGGCGATCTCAAGTTCTTGATGACGGTAAGTGCGCGACCCTTTGGCATCGATATCGGCAACGTGAGCGACCAGCATTTTTGTCATGTTCTCCGCCTCCAATCCTTAGTTCAGCGGCGCGGGCACCGCGAGCGCTTCGAAGTTTTTGCGCAGCTCTTTGTCCGCGATGATTTCTTTCCAAGGATCGTTGATGTAGCTGAGCGAGGTCTTGATCCGACCATGCAGCGCTTTGCGCTCGGCCGGATCGTCCAGCACGGCCTTGATGGCTTCCAGACCGACGCGTTCCACCCATACCGAAGTCCGCTCGCCCCAAGTCGCATTCTCTCTATAATATTGAAGGAACGCGCCGCCCCACTCGACGACCTCGTCCTCCGTCTTCACGACGCACAGCAGGTCGGTCGCCCGGACGTGTACGCCGCCGTTGCCGCCTACGTGCAGCTCCCAGCCGCCGTCGATCGCGACGATGCCGTAATCCTTGATCGTCGCCTCGGCGCAGTTGCGAGGGCAACCGGATACCGCGAACTTAACCTTGGCCGGCGCGTTCATCCGCTCGAACTCCTTTTCGAGCCGGATGCCCATTCCGATCGCGTCCTGCGTGCCGAACCGGCAAAACGTATTGCCGACGCAAGTCTTAACGGTGCGCAGCATTTTCCCGTAAGCGTGGCCAGACGGCATATCGAGGTCCTCCCACATGCCCGGCAGGTCTTCTTTTTTGACGCCAAATAGATCGAGACGCTGTCCGCCCGTGAACTTGACCAGGGGGACGTCGTACTTTTCGGCGACCTCCGCAATTTTTTTCAGCTCCGACGGCGTGGTGACGCCGCCATAAATCCGCGGCACGACCGAATAGGTGCCATCCTTCTGAATGTTGGCGTGATAACGTTCGTTGGCGAAACGGGATTCCTTCTCGTCCTTGTAGCGCTCGGGCCACAGCATGCCCATATAGTAGTTCAGGGACGGCCGGCACTTGGTGCAGCCTTCCGGCTGCTTCCAGTCGAGCGCGAGCATCGCTTCCTTGACCGTGGCCGGCATGAGACGCTTGAGCCCCGCGACGATCTCGTCCCTGTCCAGGGACGTACAGCCGCAGATGCCTTCTTTGACCGCTTCGCCGGCACGCTCACCTGCGTAGAGGCCAAGCAAGCCTTCGACGAGCGGCTTGCAGCCGCCGCAGGAACCGGTCGCCTTGTTGCAGGCTTTGATCTCGCCGACCGTGGAGCAGCCCTTCGTCTCGATCGCGTCCTTGATCGCGCCCTTGGAGACGCCGTTGCAGCCGCAGACGATCTCATCGTCGGCCATGTTCTCGAGCCGGCTCGCAGGAGAAGCCGCCTGGCCGCCCGGAGCGAAGCCCAGCAGCAGCTCCTTCTCCTTGCCCTTGATCGACTCGCCTTTTTTCATGATCGAGAACAAGGATGCGCCATCCGACGTGTCGCCGAACAGCACGGCGCCGACGAGCCTGTCGTTTTCGATCACGAGCTTTTTGTAGATGCCGTCCAGCTCATCCTGGTAGCGCAGCGCGCGCGTGCCCGGCGTCTCTTCGTATTGGCCGGCGGAGAATACGTCGACGCCCGATACCTTGAGCTTGGTGGAGGTCATCGATCCTTCGTACCCGGCCGTGTCTACGCCCGCCAGCCGCTTCGCCAGCACCGCGCCCTGATCGTACAATGGCGCGACGAGACCGTAGGCGATGCCTCTGTGCTCCGCGCATTCCCCGACAGCGTAAACGTTCGGCACGTTCGTTTCCATATAATCGTCTACGACGATGCCGCGACCCACCGCAAGGCCGGCGGACTTCGCCAGCGACACATTCGGCTTGATGCCGACGGCCATGACGATCAGATCCGCCTCGACCTCGCTCCCGTCCGTGAAGCGAAGTCCCTTCACGCGTTTTTTGCCGTAGATCAGCTCGGATTGCTTGCGAAGCAAAAACCTCATGCCTTGCGCTTCAAGTTCCTTTTGCAGCATTTTCGATGCCGGTTCGTCCAACTGCCGATTCATCAGATTCGGGCTGATGTGAACGACCGACACGTCCATTCCAAGGTTCAGCAGTCCGCGTGCCGCTTCCAGGCCGAGCAAGCCCCCGCCGATGACGACGGCGTTCTTGTACGACCGCGACGCCTCGAACATCGTCTCGCAGTCCGCGATGTCGCGGAAGCCGATGACGCCTTCTTTGTCCGCGCCCGGCAGCGGCAGCATGAACGGCCGCGATCCCGTTGCCAGGATGAGCTTGTCGTAATCCGCTTCGACGCCTTGATCCGAATATACCTTGCGCGCGTCCGTATCGATGCGCGTCACCGTGTGACCGGCATGGAGCGCGATGCGATTTTCGGCATACCAGTTCCAGTCGTTAATGACGATATCCTTGAGCTCCGTGCCCCCGGCCAGCACGGACGACAGCATGATGCGATTATAGTTAGGATAAGGCTCGGCGCCGAATATCGTGATCTCGTACAGTTCAGGGGCCAGCTTCAGCAGATGCTCCAACGCCCGCACGCCCGCCATTCCATTGCCGATCATCACCAGTTTCTTTTTGTCCGCCATGTTCGCGTCTCCCCCGTTTCGGATATATCGTTAGGAACTCAAAAAGCCTGCCTCGCGGCACGGGGACACAAAAATCTCCCGTGGCACGAAAGCAGGCTCCATTGCCGCTTTATCCGAATACGCCATTGTATTCGCAAGTGATTAACCCGAATATATTACGAAATAACACACATGTCAATATAGTTAACATAAAAAAGGGCACTATCTTTTCCCTCGACACTCCGCTTTCTTTTGTGTTATAAAAAGTAACGGAGAAAAAGTGTCGCCTTCATTCGGAATGGCGAAGCGATAGGTGAGGAGGGCGTCGATGCGTTCATTGCTCGTTGTTCATAACCATCCGTCTGCCGCCGAGCGGCTCGAATCAGTAGCTTCGAGGCAGCAGCTCCCGGAAGCCGTCATGCGCGCGGCCGGTTATACCGTAGCGACGGCGCGGGGGGAAGAACAGGCGCGCCAGCGAATCGCGGAAGCCGACGCCTTGATCCTCGATCTGCCCATTCCGCAAATCGAGGCGTGGAGCCGCAGCGTCCTCGAGTGGAAAGTCGTGCCGATTTTGTGGTGGTGCAGCGAAGCGACCGCGACACTATCCGTCGAAGCCTGCGAGGACGGCGTGATGGCCGACGGCGTACTTAGCGCATCGATGCTGCAGACGGAGATTCATTGGACGCTGCAGTTCGGAGCCAAGCAGTGCTTCGAGCGCCAGCAATGGCATCTCGAGCGCAGGCAGCTGCTCGCCAAGATCGAAGAACGCAAGTGGATCGACATGGCCAAAGGCATCCTCTGCGAAGTGAAAAACATTACGGAGACCGAGGCGTACGACATACTGCGCAAGCAAGCGATGAACGAACGCAAGCGGCTGGTCGACGTCGCCACCTCCATCGTTAATGTCTACAATCTGCTGCAAGAGCAAAAACAAGGGAGGTCGAAGCGATGATCCAGCTGCTCAAGGAAGTCGCACGCGGAAAACGCGGCGCCCGCGATCTTACCTACGACGAAGCCGTTCTGGCGGCAGAAGCGATCCTGACGCAGGAAGCGACGCCCGCTCAGACCGGCGCCTTTTTTATCGCGGAGCGCATTAAAATGGAAAGCGTCGACGAGCTCGAGGCGTTCGTTCGGGTATCGCGAAAATATGCGCGCCGCGCCGAGGGACTCGGTATCGGATTGGATTGCGCGGGGCCTTACGACGGGCGCAAAACATCCTTTTACGCGACGTTTCCGACAGCCTTTCTGCTCGCCGCGGCCGGTCTGCCAAACGCGCTGCACGGCACCGCCTCGCTCCCGCCCAAATGGGGCATTACGCTGCAGGACATCGCCCTGTGCGTCGGCATTACGGCCGCCGACTTGACGCCCGAGCGGACGCTGCTTGCATTCGAACGGTCCGGCGTGTTTTTCGCGTCGACCGAGCTTTGGTGTCCGCCGCTTGGCCGGCTGCGCCAGATTCGCGAGGAGCTCGGCATGCGCACGGTGCTGAACAGCGCGGAAAAGCTGCTCGACCTTGCGTCTTCGCCGCGCATCGTGTTCGGCGTTTACCATAATACCGTGTTCGACAGGCTCGCCAGACTATTCATCAAGCTGGGCTACGAGCAGGCGCTCATCGTGCAGGGCGCGGAGGGCTCCGAGGATCTGCACATCAACCGTCCGACGCGGGCCTATCTGGTGGAAAACGGCGAGTTCAGGCTGCAGATCTTCGATCCCGAGACGTACGGCATCGAGGCGGAGCCGCCGGAACGGACATGGACGCCCGCCGATCAGTTGGCGGTCGCGGAGGCGGCGCTGCGCGGGGAAGCCGATCTGGCGTACACGAACCAGGTGCTGTTCAACGGGGCCGTGCGGCTGCATCTTGCCGGCAAAGCGGAGTCGGTCGAGCAAGGGCTGTACGCCTGCAAGGCGCTGCTCGACAGCGGCGAAGCGCACGCGGCGTACCTGAGCTGGCGGACGGCACTGCTTGAGCCGATGAGCACCGTGCCCGCGGCGGCTTCGCGGTGAGTCATGTAACGACAAAGTAAAACCGTCAGGGAAAATCGCCCTGACGGTCTCTTTGGGTTTGGAGGGTCTTTGAAACTTTATCGGATGATGGCGCATGCGAGAGCGGGCTCGATTGTTGGTCTATGCGGCACACACGTTACGGCTTGATTGCAATAAAATTCCTGCAAAAGTACATCTATTTCCAGCCATGGCTAACGTTTAGATAGATATAGATGCGAATATGCAGGCTTTTTACTGAATTATCTGTATTACAGGTAATTTGTTTGATTTTACCTGCATATTTGCATTTATTTCGTTCAAAGTCGCCGTTCGACAGAAAATTAATGTACAAGCAAATGCAGTTTTTTTGGCCGGGACACATCCGAGAAGCGCCACTTCCGTACGCGCGCTTAGTTTGCAACGAACCGCCGCGGATTCGGCTACGACAGGCGATTGCCCCGGCTTGCGCGGGATTCGACGCAACGCCTGCTATATGAGAGGCGATTGCCCCGGCGTGCGCGGGATTCGGCGCATCGCCTGCTATATGAGAGGCGATTGGTCCGCTGCGCACGGGATTCGGGGCATCGCCTGTTATATGAGAGGCGATTGGCCCGGTGCGGGCGGGATTTGGTGCATCGCCTGCTCTACGACAGGCGATGCACCATCCTTTTTTTATTGTCCGCGCTCGTAGACGCGGTACAACAGCACGGCCGCCTCCGCGCGGGTCAGTTGGCCCTGCGGGCGCAGCTTGCCGCCGGCGCCCTGCATCAGGCCGGCGCCGACGAGCGAGGCCAGATCCGGCCTCGCATACGCAGCCGCATCGGATTCGTCGGCGAACGCTGCGAGCGCCGCGGCGCCGCCCTCAGGCAGCCCCGCGCCTGCGCTGCGGAGTGCGCGTGCGACCATCGCCGCCGCCTCCTGACGGCTGACCGCATCGAGCGGCAGGAACCGGCCGTCCCCGGAGCCGCCGGCGATGCCTAGCGCCACGCCGACGCGAACGGCGTCGGCAAAGTACGCGCCAGCAGCCACGTCCGCAAACTCGGCGGTACCATCTTTCCGACTGGGCGGCACGTCCGCGAAGCCCGCGTCCGCGTCGCCCGACTTCGCATTCAGCTCGAGCATCCGCACGAGCAGCAGCAGGAAGTCGGCACGGCTAACCTGCTCGCCGGGAGCATAGTTGCCGTCGGCGCGACCTTCCACGATGCCTCGGGCTGCCAGCGCCTCAACGGCTTCGCGTGCCCATTCGGCCTTGCCAAGATCGACGAAGCTTCGGTCGACATACGCAACCGCGTACTGGCTGAAATGCGTCGTCCTGAAGGTTACGACGCCCCGCGCCGCATCATAATGACCGCTGACGACCGGGTGCGCTCCTCCATGCTCGTCGATGTAGCGAATCGTCAGCTTTTCCGGATGGCCCGCTTCGTTCGCGGCAGGCGAGTAAGGAATGGAGATTATCGCGGACGAGTCGCCATTGCGCCAGGCGATCGGCACGCCGCCAGACATCAACGATACATCGACCGCAGGACGATCGCCGAGCAGCATCCCCAGCTCTTCGCTCCATGACTTTCGATCCGCTGCCCGTACGACCAACGTTATCTTTCCTCCCACGACACTTGCCAACCCGGCTTCCGTCAGCATATCCCCGGTCACCGCAACGGTACCGAGCGGCGTGGACAGCTCCAACCGGCGTTCGGCTCCGCCATCGGCAAGCGCGCTCGAGGGCAGCTCGACCGCGTATCCGGTCGCCCCAGCCGCACTGGACAATACGATCTTAACCAGCTTAACGCCATCTTTGGCGTATGCTTGGTCAAGCTCGCCTTTTCCGACCGTTGCCCGCACGAGACCGCTTGCCGCATCAACCGAAGCAGCGGGCGTAAGCGTGACCGTCCCGGCTGCCGACGTTGGCGTAGGCGTCGGCCCGTTCTGCACCGGCGGAGGCGTTGGTGTCGGTGTTGGTGTCGGCGTTGGCGACGTTGTCGGTTCCCCGCCTTCCTCCTCCAGCGCATCCAGCTCAGCCGCAAGCGCCGTCCGATCCGCACCCTCGGGCAGCAATACGACAAAATTGCGCGCCGCATCGATCGACGTATCGCTCTTTTCCAGCTTCGCTGCAGCGACGGCCGCCTGCGCAGAGGCCATCGACCAATCCAGGAAGCTGCCATCCAGCAAATACAGGTCGCCGAACAGCGTGAAGTCCTTGCTTGCGCCGATGCCTTGATTATATTCCATGTAGCCTTCGCGTCCGCTGCCATCGTTCTCGTTCATGAGCAGCGTAAACCCGAGCGCACTCCGCGGATCGAAATCGTAGCCAGCGCCGTGCAGCTGTTCCAGCGGAATCGCGATCGCATAATGCGTCACGCCCGCTCCCTCATCGCGCGTCACCGTCGCCTCGACGCCCGCGCCGAGCGCGCCGGTCTGCAAGCCTTCCGGTGCCTTCCAGCGCCACTTGACGACGCTGCCGTCGTCGCGCAAGGCAAAACCGAGCTCGCTCACTTGCTTGCTCCCCGCGCCCGCGTCGCGATTCAGGTCGATACCGAGCTGGATGCTGTCGCCCTGCCAGATATCGACGCCGCCGTAGGACTGGTTGTGGACGTCGTCGCGGACATCGATGTCGAAATACAGCTTGTCGTTATCCCAGGCGACGCCCGCATCCGCGCTCAGATCGGCCGTGCCCGACCGTCCGCCCCCGGCGTATTCGTCCTGCGCGGACAGATCGATCCGAGGCGCATCCGATCCCTGCGCAGCGAAAGGTCCGGCGAACGTCTGTCCGAGCTTTACCGAGGACAGATACGTCCGGCCGTCGTCGAGCGTCACCTTGAACTTCAGCGAGGCGCCCGCCAGGTACGGCAGGTCGATCTCGACGCTTTCCCCGTAGGCGATGTCCGCAAATCGAATCGGCTTCAGCAATCCCGCGTACGCCGATGGCTGGACAAGCTCGATCTTGCCGGACAGCGCCGCCGCGTCGGTCGCGTTGGACAGCACGAGCCGCGCGTTCGACCGCTCCATGTGCGCCGGATCGAGCGCCGTTTTCTCAAGCCGCAGCGCGACCGGCACGAGGTTGGAGCCGCCGACCTTGACGCCCGCTTCGTTCACGAGCTGGAGGCCGCCCTTGAAAAGGTTGTTCGTAAGGGTCATCCGCTCAATGTCGGGTCCCGCGTACACATGCGTCGTTCGCGGCTGTTGAAAGTAAGAGTCGTACAGCGCCACGTCTCCTCCGAGCGCGTTGATTCCCTTTTCCCCGACCGTCGTAAAATTGCTCTGCTGCATTCGCAGACGTCCCGAACGGATATCGACCGAGCGCGACGTATCGCCCCACATCGAGGTGTTGAAAAACCGCGCTTCAGCGTCAAAGCCGTCCTCAAGGGTGATGTATACTTTGTCCGTGGAGCTCATCGACACCAGCTCCGTGTTGACGAAGGTCAGTCCCTTCTCTCCCGCGCCCTCCAGATACACGCCCTTTTTGCTGCCGTCGGTGCCATGCCCGAGTACGGTCGCAACCGGACCCTCGCCGTTCTCCGCGGCGAAGTGGATGCCGTACTGCGAGCCGTAGACGAATGTGTTAAAAATCGTTTCCCCGTCGACATGCCCGATGCGGAACGCGTCCAGATGCTCTTTTTGGTAGCTCCACACCTTATCGAAGTCCGCATCCGTGGACGGATGGTTCGGATAGTTGTTGCGTCCGTAATAATGCGGGTTGAACTGTACGTTGCGCATGACGCCGCCCTCGGCGCCTCCGCCGAGATAGATGCCTTCCATGAGCGGAGAGCCCGCCACATAATCGATATAATGGCCGCTCGTATCGTACGTGCCGAAGTCGATGCCTTGATAGGAATTGATCAAGGTCGTATCAATCGCATACACGCCGTGTCCTTCGCCGCGAATCGTCCAGGCGTAAGGCTTGGCGTTGTTCCAATTCTGCTCGTCATAGTAGACGGACAACCCGCGCACGCCTGCCGAAGCCGCCAGCGTGATCAGCGCGGTGGCGCCTTCCGGCGCGCCTTGACCATATCGGGTGAACAGCACGGTGCCGCCGCCGATCGTATGATGCGGCACGTCCCAGGAGCCGCGAAGCTCGACGCCCGAAGGCACAGTGAGCGGCGAATCGACGCGGTAAATGCCGGCCGGCAAATACACGGTGCCGCCCCCTGCTTCTTCGGCCGCGTCCAGCGCCTGTTGAATGGCGACCGACGCGTCTACGACGCCGCCCCGGTCCGCATTATACGGCGCCGCGGTCGCGTCGAACAGCTGCCGGCTTGCCGGTTTAGGCCGTACCGCCGCATCCGTCGCGATCTGGCTCGGCAGCCGTTCCAGCGCATAACCGGCGTTCTGCGTGACGTTAACCTCCGCCGCCTGGCTCTCATCCGTCACCTGCAGGCTGCCGTCCAGGCCCGCGTTCACCGCGTTCAGCGCTTGCGCCGCGCCGGTCAGCTTCACCTGCTTCGCGGCCTTGGCGAAGCTCGACTGCCCGAGGATGAGCGATCCGCCGCCCAGCTCGATCGCATAACGGCCGTTCGCGTCGTCCCAGCCCGCGAACGCCGCATTTTCGAACGACAGCACGCCGCTGCCTTCGCTGACGACCGCGCGGCCGCCGCTGCCGTCGACTTGCACGTCCTGGAACTGCGCGATCGAGTGGAAGCCCGCTGTCGCGTAGATCGCTGCCGGCGATTCGCCGACGCCCGCCGCGAAGCTGCTGCGCGTCACCAGCAGGCCGTAATCGTTGACGCCTTCGATCTTCAGCCCGATCCGGCTGTCGCTCACATGAACGTCGTACAGCTGCGCGTTCGCCGTCTCGGCGGAGCCCGTGCGCGTCGTCACGCGCATGCCGTTGTCGAAGCCCGACAAATGAATATCCGACATGTACTCCCAGTCGGAACGGCCCATCACGATGCCTTCGGCATGCGTCGTCGTGTAGGCGCGCAGCTGTCCCGCGTCCGGCGCGCCGGCCAGCCCGGACGTCGCCCAGTAGGACGGCGCGAGCCGGATGCCCTCGAGCCGGCCGATATCGGTCGTGAAGTCGAGGAAGATACCGCTATGAAGCACGGTGCCGTACAAATTTTTCACGTAGTGCAGCTCGTTCCATTCCGGTCCGATCTTGATGCCGCCATAGCTGTTGACCAGCGTGATGTTC from the Cohnella hashimotonis genome contains:
- a CDS encoding S-layer homology domain-containing protein, whose product is MAVLLLLGSWPGDAPGGRLGRANAAENPTVNESVSIALGASPAEQGIAARPGDGEPDGLVAGELDGRTYWQTNRSADDESKRILYFYMNVDDGYSANMAAYDVEVTVDYYDAGSGKLVLQYDAQGDGNGFKDAPLFSYGDTGAWKTHTYKLTDANFANRTGGSDFRIGIEGGGASWQTNAELKLARVVVTKTLKAAAADEASIALGETAVEHGIVGRGGDNESGLVKGALDGKGYWKTNRGAPGDRTLYLYMNVDDAYLYDNADKDVYVTVEYLDQGSGSFVLQYDALSAAFKDSPLFTYGNSGQWKTKTFKLIDARFANRTNGSDFRIGISGGGNPDNNPDLTVARVSVKKVARTSTATQTKVYDTQFATDDVVIADFSVRDFGAKADGESDDTAAFQAALDASGGNGGGVVFAPAGTYRLNGHLNVPTGVTLRGDWISPDEAGGQVLGTVLASYGGRGQADGESFIQLQPVSGVTNLSVWYPEQTLSDPAAYPWTFEQLPGDSATMENITLVNSYGGIKIGPEWNELHYVKNLYGTVLHSGIFLDFTTDIGRLEGIRLAPSYWATSGLAGAPDAGQLRAYTTTHAEGIVMGRSDWEYMSDIHLSGFDNGMRVTTRTGSAETANAQLYDVHVSDSRIGLKIEGVNDYGLLVTRSSFAAGVGESPAAIYATAGFHSIAQFQDVQVDGSGGRAVVSEGSGVLSFENAAFAGWDDANGRYAIELGGGSLILGQSSFAKAAKQVKLTGAAQALNAVNAGLDGSLQVTDESQAAEVNVTQNAGYALERLPSQIATDAAVRPKPASRQLFDATAAPYNADRGGVVDASVAIQQALDAAEEAGGGTVYLPAGIYRVDSPLTVPSGVELRGSWDVPHHTIGGGTVLFTRYGQGAPEGATALITLAASAGVRGLSVYYDEQNWNNAKPYAWTIRGEGHGVYAIDTTLINSYQGIDFGTYDTSGHYIDYVAGSPLMEGIYLGGGAEGGVMRNVQFNPHYYGRNNYPNHPSTDADFDKVWSYQKEHLDAFRIGHVDGETIFNTFVYGSQYGIHFAAENGEGPVATVLGHGTDGSKKGVYLEGAGEKGLTFVNTELVSMSSTDKVYITLEDGFDAEARFFNTSMWGDTSRSVDIRSGRLRMQQSNFTTVGEKGINALGGDVALYDSYFQQPRTTHVYAGPDIERMTLTNNLFKGGLQLVNEAGVKVGGSNLVPVALRLEKTALDPAHMERSNARLVLSNATDAAALSGKIELVQPSAYAGLLKPIRFADIAYGESVEIDLPYLAGASLKFKVTLDDGRTYLSSVKLGQTFAGPFAAQGSDAPRIDLSAQDEYAGGGRSGTADLSADAGVAWDNDKLYFDIDVRDDVHNQSYGGVDIWQGDSIQLGIDLNRDAGAGSKQVSELGFALRDDGSVVKWRWKAPEGLQTGALGAGVEATVTRDEGAGVTHYAIAIPLEQLHGAGYDFDPRSALGFTLLMNENDGSGREGYMEYNQGIGASKDFTLFGDLYLLDGSFLDWSMASAQAAVAAAKLEKSDTSIDAARNFVVLLPEGADRTALAAELDALEEEGGEPTTSPTPTPTPTPTPPPVQNGPTPTPTSAAGTVTLTPAASVDAASGLVRATVGKGELDQAYAKDGVKLVKIVLSSAAGATGYAVELPSSALADGGAERRLELSTPLGTVAVTGDMLTEAGLASVVGGKITLVVRAADRKSWSEELGMLLGDRPAVDVSLMSGGVPIAWRNGDSSAIISIPYSPAANEAGHPEKLTIRYIDEHGGAHPVVSGHYDAARGVVTFRTTHFSQYAVAYVDRSFVDLGKAEWAREAVEALAARGIVEGRADGNYAPGEQVSRADFLLLLVRMLELNAKSGDADAGFADVPPSRKDGTAEFADVAAGAYFADAVRVGVALGIAGGSGDGRFLPLDAVSRQEAAAMVARALRSAGAGLPEGGAAALAAFADESDAAAYARPDLASLVGAGLMQGAGGKLRPQGQLTRAEAAVLLYRVYERGQ